From Thalassotalea euphylliae, the proteins below share one genomic window:
- a CDS encoding transglutaminase-like domain-containing protein, with amino-acid sequence MNETYLSETNILNFSHDAIQRLIKERGWQNLDDYNKIGAAYSFVKDEIQFGYNRSDDIAASEVLADGYGQCNTKGNLLMALLRALGTQCRFHGFTIDQQLQKGAIPAYVFWLAPKYIIHSWVEVFLDGEWINLEGFILDQDYLSSVQSKFNQDKDGFCGYGIATNCLENPQTEWTGKDTYIQKEGIHDDFGLYNSPDEFYSEKGTNLSGVKRWLYQSVIRHLINMNVNRLRNASNQSRGKNAQPQS; translated from the coding sequence ATGAACGAGACCTATTTATCTGAAACAAATATCTTAAATTTTAGTCACGATGCTATTCAACGATTGATTAAAGAACGAGGCTGGCAAAATTTAGATGATTACAACAAGATAGGTGCTGCTTACTCTTTTGTTAAAGACGAAATTCAGTTCGGCTATAACCGCAGCGATGATATTGCAGCAAGTGAAGTTTTGGCTGATGGCTATGGTCAGTGTAATACCAAGGGAAACTTGTTGATGGCTCTACTACGGGCGCTCGGTACTCAGTGTCGATTTCATGGTTTCACGATTGATCAACAACTCCAAAAAGGCGCTATTCCCGCTTACGTGTTTTGGCTTGCGCCCAAATATATTATCCATAGCTGGGTTGAAGTCTTTTTAGATGGCGAATGGATCAACTTAGAAGGCTTTATCCTCGACCAGGATTATCTAAGCTCAGTTCAATCTAAGTTCAATCAAGATAAAGATGGTTTCTGTGGGTATGGTATCGCAACAAACTGTTTGGAGAACCCTCAGACAGAATGGACGGGAAAAGATACATACATTCAAAAGGAAGGCATTCATGATGACTTTGGTTTATACAACTCGCCAGATGAATTTTACAGCGAGAAAGGCACCAATTTGTCAGGCGTTAAGCGCTGGTTATATCAGTCGGTGATTCGTCATCTTATCAATATGAATGTTAATCGTTTGAGAAATGCTAGTAACCAAAGTAGAGGTAAAAATGCACAGCCACAATCATAG
- a CDS encoding cation diffusion facilitator family transporter: MHSHNHSHHHSHDKNERIGWTFFLNVTFTIIEFIGGWLTNSTAIMADAVHDLGDSISIGFAWLLSHFSDKQASSTYSYGYKRLSLFGALINSVVLIAGSIFILVEAIPRLSNPEMPIVEGMLGLALLGVTVNGYAVYKLKAGTTLNEKVLTWHLLEDVLGWVAVLIVSIVLMFVDWPILDPLLSIAFTLFILFNVLKNLRSTLALFLQASPDKETQAKITKALLSKPEVKEIHHLHYWSLDGESHVLTAHLVLNAPYDVPKLQSLKQVISEDLRGFDLSHTTIEFEFPNEVCRDK; encoded by the coding sequence ATGCACAGCCACAATCATAGTCACCACCACTCACACGATAAAAATGAGCGCATTGGTTGGACATTTTTTCTAAATGTTACTTTTACCATCATTGAATTCATCGGCGGTTGGCTAACCAATAGTACGGCAATCATGGCTGACGCAGTCCATGATTTAGGTGACAGCATATCTATCGGTTTCGCCTGGCTATTGAGTCACTTTTCAGATAAACAAGCATCTTCAACATACAGTTATGGCTATAAGCGCTTGTCACTATTTGGTGCCTTAATAAATAGCGTTGTTTTAATTGCTGGCTCTATCTTTATTTTGGTTGAGGCAATTCCTCGATTATCTAACCCAGAAATGCCAATAGTAGAGGGAATGCTAGGATTAGCATTACTTGGGGTTACAGTAAACGGTTATGCCGTATATAAACTTAAGGCGGGAACCACATTAAACGAAAAGGTATTAACATGGCATCTATTAGAAGATGTCCTTGGCTGGGTTGCTGTCCTTATCGTATCAATTGTCTTGATGTTTGTGGATTGGCCTATTTTAGATCCATTGTTATCTATCGCTTTTACGCTGTTTATTCTGTTTAACGTCCTAAAAAACTTAAGGTCTACGTTAGCATTATTTTTACAAGCGTCACCGGATAAAGAAACACAAGCCAAGATAACTAAAGCCTTACTTTCGAAACCTGAGGTAAAAGAAATTCATCACCTGCACTATTGGTCTTTAGATGGCGAAAGTCATGTGCTAACAGCGCACCTTGTTTTGAATGCGCCGTACGATGTACCTAAGTTACAATCACTCAAGCAAGTAATTTCTGAAGACTTACGCGGTTTTGATTTGTCGCATACCACCATTGAGTTTGAATTTCCCAATGAAGTTTGTAGAGATAAGTAA
- a CDS encoding efflux RND transporter periplasmic adaptor subunit, which yields MNNIFRTTGVALVVILAVFSINTVLANESQNNTQHDEHSHEHEKPMKEATDEHDHAEGEEHKTESLVKEEEHEEGVSLSAEKIELAGIEVDAVFPKKYLNSVYAPGEVKANGYKSYLVSPRTDSVVINRHASLGDHVKSGQKLVTLFSETMAQTQADFLIASSDWKRAKKLGSNNISERTLVEAENIYKGVYGKLVAFGLTKQAIDKIAQQDSATFGQYVLIAERDGVVLQDDFMQGHRIEAGETIMLLADENDLWVEANVPPNKEINLALGSPALIDLNGIKYQANVIQEAHTIDPITRTRTVRLSVTNTGHKLHSGMFVKVYFQFQSNSEIIAVPEEALIRSSDGDWTVFIEDHPNEFKAVEVTRGRSFGEYREVFGLESGTKVVTRGAFFVASEIAKGGFDPHNH from the coding sequence ATGAATAATATTTTTCGAACTACTGGCGTAGCGTTAGTAGTAATTCTTGCTGTGTTTTCAATTAACACAGTATTGGCTAATGAAAGTCAAAATAACACACAACACGATGAACATTCGCATGAACATGAAAAGCCTATGAAAGAGGCTACTGATGAACATGACCATGCAGAGGGTGAAGAACATAAAACCGAGAGTCTCGTTAAAGAAGAGGAGCATGAAGAAGGGGTTTCTTTAAGTGCGGAAAAAATTGAATTAGCAGGCATTGAAGTTGATGCTGTTTTTCCAAAGAAATATCTAAATTCGGTCTACGCTCCCGGAGAAGTGAAAGCAAACGGTTATAAAAGCTATCTGGTATCACCCCGTACAGATTCAGTGGTGATTAATCGCCATGCGAGCTTAGGAGACCACGTAAAGTCTGGACAAAAATTAGTTACCTTGTTCAGCGAAACGATGGCTCAAACTCAAGCAGATTTTTTAATAGCCTCTTCTGATTGGAAGCGAGCGAAAAAGCTAGGAAGTAACAACATAAGCGAACGCACGCTTGTTGAAGCAGAAAACATCTATAAAGGTGTTTATGGAAAGTTAGTAGCATTTGGCTTAACAAAGCAGGCGATTGACAAAATAGCCCAACAAGATAGCGCTACTTTTGGGCAGTACGTGCTTATAGCTGAGCGGGACGGTGTTGTACTGCAAGATGACTTCATGCAAGGTCACCGCATTGAAGCGGGTGAAACCATCATGTTACTCGCCGATGAAAACGACCTTTGGGTAGAAGCAAATGTTCCCCCTAACAAAGAGATAAATTTAGCCTTAGGCAGTCCGGCCTTAATTGATTTAAACGGTATTAAATACCAAGCCAACGTCATTCAAGAAGCTCATACTATCGATCCCATTACACGAACCCGAACAGTAAGACTGTCGGTCACTAATACTGGACATAAGCTTCATTCAGGTATGTTTGTGAAAGTCTATTTTCAGTTCCAATCGAACAGCGAAATCATTGCAGTACCAGAAGAAGCGTTGATTAGAAGCAGTGATGGTGATTGGACTGTGTTTATTGAAGACCACCCAAATGAATTTAAAGCAGTCGAAGTAACAAGAGGTCGATCTTTTGGCGAATACCGAGAAGTTTTCGGCCTTGAATCTGGAACAAAAGTCGTTACCCGTGGTGCTTTTTTTGTCGCCTCTGAGATAGCTAAGGGCGGCTTTGACCCGCACAATCATTAA
- a CDS encoding efflux RND transporter permease subunit yields MFNRIIDWSINNRLLVLIALVALIASAVITIPKLNLDAFPDVTNVQVAVNTEAPGLAAEEVEQLITYPIEAVMYALPDVEQVRSISKTGLSGVTVVFKEGTDIYFARQLVFERLQAAKELIPAGVGTPEMGPNTSGLGQVFQYLLISDDTSKYDSMALRSLNDWIIKLLIMPVDGVTDVLSFGGNVRQYQVNVDPSKLLSYELTQEDVVSALENNNANVGGWYMNRGQEQLVIRGTGWFESGEKGIENIQQVPVKILNGVVVTVSDVAIVELGAEIRQGAVTMTRKTDNGNVENLGEVVSGIVLKRMGSNTKATIDGITARSKLINQALPEGVRFEPFYDQADLIEKAVATVVEALTLAFIFITIVLALFLMNLRATFLVLISIPISIGIALMVMAWLGISANLMSLGGIAVAIGMLVDGSVVMVENMFKHLNRPDPTHFDKALKRVPTTDTDPHDVESDKTGVDLRLKEAGKEVARPVFFAASIILVVFTPLFSFEGVEAKLFQPMAISIMLAVVSAIVVALFIVPALATFMFKRGVKERESLLLKPIDILYRKLLKIALKQTKFVVFVSIALVASAVAIIPQIGTEFVPELEEGTINLRVTLAPSSSLETALSVAPILEEKLMAFPEVTYALSRIGRAEIGGDPEPVNNIEIYIGLKPVSEWTSASNRYELQDKMERSLEEFPGLLLNFSQPIATRVDELLSGVKAQLAIKLFGSDLQVLANKGREIEAAIKSIEGAKDVALEQIAGEAQLVIAPNRFELSRYGLSVGDVMEVVQDGIGGVEAGQIINGNERYDIYVRLDEEFRANSEAIADIRMQSPTGAWVRIGDVASVSFESGPPQVRRDDVQRRVVIQANVQGRDMGSVVEDIQTKITSDVELPAGYSVSIGGQFESQQRAQQRLSIVVPLSLALIALLLYFAFGSVGQAMLILLNVPLAVIGGVFSLYLSGQYLSVPSSVGFITLFGVAVLNGVVMVESINQRIKDGLETAEAIFDGATSRLRPVLMTAITSALGLIPMLMSNGVGSEIQRPLASVIVGGLVTATLLTLFVVPSLYQLFSKEKIKELAS; encoded by the coding sequence ATGTTTAATCGAATTATTGATTGGTCTATTAATAATAGATTGCTCGTGCTGATCGCATTAGTTGCACTAATAGCAAGTGCTGTTATCACCATACCTAAGTTGAATTTAGATGCTTTCCCAGACGTTACAAATGTACAAGTTGCTGTTAATACCGAAGCGCCAGGTTTAGCCGCAGAAGAAGTAGAGCAACTTATCACATATCCAATTGAAGCTGTGATGTACGCATTACCGGATGTAGAACAAGTGCGTTCTATTTCAAAAACAGGTTTGTCGGGTGTTACTGTAGTCTTTAAAGAAGGTACGGATATATATTTTGCTAGGCAGTTGGTATTTGAACGCCTACAGGCTGCAAAGGAACTCATACCTGCTGGGGTTGGAACACCAGAGATGGGGCCAAACACTTCCGGCTTAGGACAGGTGTTTCAATATTTGCTGATATCAGACGACACAAGTAAGTATGACTCAATGGCGCTTAGAAGTCTGAATGACTGGATCATTAAACTGCTAATAATGCCTGTAGACGGTGTAACAGATGTGCTGTCATTCGGCGGTAACGTCCGTCAATATCAAGTTAATGTCGATCCTTCCAAATTATTATCCTACGAGTTAACCCAAGAGGATGTGGTATCAGCGCTTGAAAATAACAACGCCAATGTTGGTGGCTGGTACATGAATCGAGGCCAAGAACAGCTTGTTATTCGCGGTACTGGTTGGTTCGAAAGTGGTGAAAAAGGTATTGAAAATATTCAGCAAGTGCCTGTAAAAATACTTAATGGTGTGGTTGTTACTGTTTCGGATGTCGCCATCGTAGAGCTTGGTGCTGAGATCAGGCAAGGCGCTGTTACTATGACCCGCAAAACTGACAATGGCAACGTTGAGAACTTAGGTGAAGTGGTCTCTGGCATTGTATTAAAACGCATGGGGTCAAATACCAAAGCGACGATAGATGGTATTACTGCTAGATCAAAGCTTATCAATCAGGCATTACCAGAAGGTGTGCGATTTGAGCCTTTTTATGACCAAGCTGACTTAATTGAAAAAGCCGTGGCAACCGTTGTTGAAGCCCTTACTTTGGCTTTTATTTTTATCACTATTGTACTTGCTCTATTTTTAATGAATTTAAGAGCTACATTTCTAGTGCTAATCTCAATTCCAATTTCCATTGGTATTGCATTAATGGTGATGGCTTGGTTGGGTATTTCAGCCAACTTGATGTCGCTTGGCGGTATCGCAGTGGCTATTGGTATGTTAGTCGATGGTTCAGTTGTTATGGTTGAAAATATGTTTAAACATTTAAACCGCCCCGATCCGACGCATTTTGATAAAGCTCTGAAGCGCGTGCCAACAACCGATACCGATCCACATGATGTTGAAAGTGACAAAACGGGCGTTGATTTAAGACTAAAAGAAGCAGGAAAAGAGGTTGCTCGCCCTGTTTTTTTCGCTGCATCGATTATTCTCGTTGTTTTTACACCACTGTTTAGTTTCGAAGGTGTTGAAGCAAAGCTGTTTCAACCAATGGCTATTAGCATTATGTTAGCTGTGGTGTCAGCTATTGTCGTTGCTTTATTTATTGTTCCTGCACTTGCCACTTTTATGTTTAAGCGAGGGGTGAAAGAAAGGGAAAGTTTGCTCTTAAAACCCATCGATATTTTGTATCGAAAGTTATTGAAAATCGCATTAAAGCAAACCAAGTTTGTTGTTTTTGTGTCAATAGCTCTCGTCGCTTCAGCAGTGGCAATCATTCCACAAATTGGAACAGAATTCGTGCCAGAGTTAGAAGAAGGAACGATTAACCTAAGAGTGACACTAGCCCCTTCTTCAAGCTTGGAAACAGCGCTATCTGTTGCTCCAATATTGGAAGAAAAATTGATGGCATTTCCTGAAGTGACTTACGCATTGAGTCGAATTGGCCGAGCAGAAATTGGCGGCGACCCAGAGCCTGTGAACAACATAGAAATTTACATTGGCCTTAAACCAGTTTCAGAATGGACAAGCGCCTCTAATCGTTATGAGCTGCAAGATAAAATGGAACGCTCATTAGAGGAATTTCCTGGGCTGTTACTAAATTTCTCTCAGCCTATTGCCACTCGTGTAGATGAGTTGTTATCGGGGGTTAAAGCACAGCTTGCCATTAAATTATTTGGCTCTGATTTACAGGTGCTAGCAAATAAAGGGCGAGAAATTGAAGCTGCGATTAAGTCAATTGAGGGTGCAAAGGACGTTGCACTTGAGCAGATTGCAGGTGAAGCACAACTTGTTATCGCTCCTAATAGGTTTGAGCTTTCTCGATATGGTTTATCAGTTGGTGATGTCATGGAAGTGGTTCAAGACGGTATTGGTGGCGTTGAAGCTGGACAAATTATCAATGGTAACGAACGTTATGATATTTACGTGCGCCTAGATGAGGAATTTAGAGCGAATAGTGAAGCAATAGCCGATATTAGAATGCAATCTCCTACAGGGGCTTGGGTGCGAATTGGTGATGTAGCTTCTGTGTCTTTTGAGTCAGGCCCTCCGCAGGTTAGACGAGATGATGTCCAGCGTAGGGTGGTTATTCAAGCTAACGTCCAAGGTCGTGACATGGGGAGTGTGGTTGAAGATATTCAAACAAAAATAACCTCTGATGTAGAATTGCCAGCAGGTTATTCAGTATCGATTGGTGGGCAATTCGAAAGTCAGCAGCGAGCGCAACAGCGCCTTTCTATTGTCGTACCCTTGTCATTGGCTCTGATAGCCTTGCTCCTTTATTTTGCATTCGGTTCAGTAGGACAAGCGATGCTGATCTTACTTAATGTTCCATTAGCTGTTATCGGCGGTGTATTTTCACTATACCTTTCGGGTCAGTACCTATCAGTTCCAAGCTCTGTTGGCTTTATTACCTTATTTGGCGTAGCGGTGCTTAATGGTGTAGTAATGGTGGAAAGCATTAACCAACGAATCAAAGATGGACTCGAAACCGCTGAGGCAATATTTGATGGTGCTACCTCAAGATTGCGCCCCGTGCTCATGACTGCTATTACTTCAGCGTTAGGTCTAATACCTATGTTAATGTCAAATGGGGTCGGCTCTGAAATTCAACGACCACTTGCTAGCGTAATTGTTGGCGGCTTAGTTACAGCAACGCTACTTACGCTGTTTGTTGTACCAAGCCTATATCAGCTATTTTCTAAAGAAAAAATAAAAGAGTTAGCGTCATAA
- a CDS encoding ion transporter → MYENIKIKLNKLKNNKAFELSVVAVIIISALEIGAKTFQLPDSAISVTHILDIFITLFFLFEISVRFIADDDKRNFFKKGWNIFDTLVVLISLIPINDSEMALLARLIRVFRVLRMVSVVPELRVLINSLIKALPQLGYVILLMFIIFYIYAAIGSFIFNEINPKLWGDIAISMLTLFRIMTFEDWTDIQYETMEVYPMSWIFYLSFIFFTAFAFLNMVIGIVVNVMEDEHAKMRQEKQEASNTPTIEDLHKEIHELKQLIKRNFPNS, encoded by the coding sequence ATGTACGAAAACATAAAAATAAAGCTGAATAAGCTCAAGAATAACAAAGCATTTGAGCTATCTGTCGTAGCCGTAATTATTATATCAGCACTAGAGATCGGGGCAAAAACATTTCAACTGCCCGACAGTGCGATTTCAGTAACTCATATTTTAGATATATTCATAACATTATTCTTCCTCTTTGAGATTTCAGTTCGATTTATCGCTGATGATGATAAACGTAACTTTTTTAAAAAGGGCTGGAACATATTCGACACGTTAGTTGTTTTAATCAGTTTGATACCTATTAATGATAGTGAAATGGCTCTTCTCGCTAGATTAATTCGCGTATTTAGAGTTCTCAGGATGGTATCGGTAGTACCCGAATTAAGAGTTCTAATTAACTCATTGATCAAAGCTCTACCTCAACTAGGCTATGTCATATTATTAATGTTTATTATTTTCTACATATATGCGGCCATCGGTAGTTTTATATTTAACGAAATTAATCCTAAATTATGGGGTGATATTGCGATATCTATGTTGACTCTTTTCAGAATAATGACTTTCGAGGACTGGACTGATATTCAATATGAAACGATGGAAGTATATCCAATGTCATGGATATTCTATTTATCATTTATCTTCTTCACTGCGTTTGCTTTCTTAAATATGGTGATTGGCATTGTTGTTAATGTAATGGAAGACGAACACGCAAAAATGCGGCAAGAAAAACAAGAGGCTTCAAATACTCCAACAATTGAAGATTTACATAAAGAAATTCACGAATTAAAACAATTGATTAAACGTAACTTTCCAAATTCTTGA
- a CDS encoding site-specific integrase, with product MFNTNVKRAVVPDTPLLNDQSQDVFYLFSYPKSPSEESEVHEIDFSDARHKVSKEDFGLLKALWIEMSGGVDPVTREITGKLNTIRAYASNLMRLFVWKESHYPDTPLRQWTESHCREFIVDVLFNRIAFYTEGSMAEKNNATKQIVGRGPVESACDMLRKSQRLYALGLVHDGLASSLPASFIQDTVEEHLAADGISFAKWIDGEGWNSIPFAAHMFNLAHAINVIESDECRILRAFFKHQQSELCVSHHTMFYSGRYNKPSSYDDYCASPDFTSSIGEKRKTKRKRKKEFILKYSSLKRALEEVAGKPVNTFPYTWEEIIKIYRKVFNACLTIIVALTGARISEMENFFADDYKQENDGVWTFKSDIVKTNHGVPALRSMGGLVAKAADVICDMSYTPKRNRPDGKRFPIFSMTHQPRFSNGTNARVASENTLRTSLQANYDDAIDKFGEELAELCEKVHPHMFRHTFAEFAIRRFDGRVFEAIRQHFKHTYQSKFTKEYVGGKDRESIKKGAERRYIRELIERMALDVNDSFSGSLALAIQRKVKDCMVIEPSEVEAVLTEFEEKIVDITVHEYGICMVQTETRSLSKCLDKDTGLPQIENGCFDLCSGCVHSVSSANSHKEEIIRIVLSHKDFLEKFPFKTKAHKVSEAAVRNGEKILKQMRRT from the coding sequence ATGTTTAACACAAATGTAAAAAGAGCTGTTGTCCCTGATACCCCTCTATTAAACGACCAGTCGCAAGATGTATTTTATTTATTTTCTTATCCGAAAAGTCCAAGTGAAGAAAGTGAAGTTCATGAAATTGACTTTAGTGATGCACGACATAAGGTATCAAAAGAAGACTTCGGTCTTTTAAAAGCTTTGTGGATTGAGATGTCCGGTGGGGTTGACCCTGTAACACGCGAAATCACAGGTAAACTGAATACAATAAGGGCATATGCTTCTAATTTGATGAGGCTCTTTGTATGGAAAGAGTCTCATTACCCTGATACACCATTGAGGCAGTGGACTGAATCTCACTGTCGAGAATTTATCGTTGATGTTTTATTCAATCGTATTGCTTTTTACACGGAAGGTAGCATGGCAGAAAAAAACAATGCTACTAAACAAATTGTGGGTAGAGGCCCTGTTGAAAGTGCATGTGACATGTTGAGGAAATCTCAACGACTTTATGCATTGGGGTTAGTTCATGATGGGCTGGCCTCTTCTTTACCTGCTAGCTTCATTCAGGACACTGTTGAAGAGCATCTAGCAGCTGATGGAATTAGCTTTGCAAAATGGATAGACGGTGAAGGTTGGAATTCAATTCCATTCGCGGCACATATGTTTAATTTGGCGCACGCAATTAACGTTATAGAAAGTGATGAATGTCGTATTTTGAGAGCATTTTTCAAACATCAACAAAGCGAATTATGTGTTTCCCACCACACCATGTTTTATTCAGGCAGATATAACAAACCCAGTTCTTATGATGATTATTGTGCATCGCCAGATTTTACATCTTCTATTGGAGAAAAGAGAAAGACAAAGAGGAAGAGAAAAAAAGAATTTATTCTTAAATACAGCTCTTTAAAACGAGCGCTTGAAGAGGTGGCTGGTAAGCCTGTCAATACATTTCCGTACACCTGGGAAGAGATCATAAAAATATACCGTAAAGTCTTTAATGCTTGTTTAACGATAATTGTGGCATTGACAGGAGCAAGAATAAGCGAGATGGAAAACTTTTTTGCAGACGATTATAAGCAGGAAAATGATGGTGTCTGGACATTTAAGAGCGACATAGTTAAAACCAATCATGGTGTACCTGCTTTAAGGAGTATGGGTGGATTAGTCGCTAAGGCGGCAGATGTAATATGTGACATGTCCTACACCCCTAAACGAAATCGCCCTGACGGGAAGCGCTTTCCTATTTTTTCGATGACACATCAACCCAGATTCTCAAATGGCACTAATGCAAGGGTTGCAAGTGAAAATACCTTAAGAACTAGTCTTCAAGCTAATTATGATGATGCAATTGATAAATTTGGTGAGGAGTTAGCAGAACTTTGTGAAAAAGTTCACCCCCATATGTTTCGCCATACGTTCGCTGAATTTGCGATTCGTCGTTTTGATGGCCGTGTTTTTGAAGCGATAAGGCAGCACTTTAAGCATACATATCAGAGTAAATTCACAAAAGAATATGTCGGTGGCAAAGATAGGGAGTCGATAAAGAAAGGTGCTGAGCGACGCTACATCAGAGAACTGATAGAGAGAATGGCTTTGGATGTTAATGATTCATTTTCAGGAAGCTTGGCTTTGGCTATTCAGCGAAAGGTCAAAGATTGTATGGTAATTGAACCATCTGAAGTGGAGGCAGTATTGACGGAGTTTGAAGAAAAAATTGTGGATATTACCGTCCATGAATATGGCATCTGCATGGTGCAAACTGAAACGCGGTCTTTATCAAAATGCTTAGATAAGGATACTGGCTTACCGCAAATTGAAAATGGTTGTTTCGATCTTTGCTCAGGGTGTGTTCATTCTGTTAGCAGTGCTAATAGTCACAAAGAAGAGATCATTCGCATTGTTTTGTCACATAAAGACTTTCTTGAAAAATTTCCTTTTAAAACTAAAGCACACAAGGTGAGTGAAGCAGCGGTCAGAAATGGCGAAAAAATCTTAAAGCAAATGAGGCGAACATGA